The Flavobacterium marginilacus genome window below encodes:
- the dapA gene encoding 4-hydroxy-tetrahydrodipicolinate synthase, with protein MQSLIGTGVALVTPFKNDFTIDVEALKSIVNFSIYGGIEYLVVLGTTAENATLSAEEKELVIATVIEVNAGRLPLVLGVGGNNTLKVVEELRTRDLSAFEAVLSVSPYYNKPSQEGIYQHFKAVSEASPIPVILYNVPGRTSSNMLPSTVIRLANDFENIVAIKEAAGDIVQAMQLIKDKPKDFLVISGDDMIALPIVLAGGSGVISVIGQGFPKEFSEMIRLGLNRKVDDAYKLQYLLADCIDMIFEQGNPAGIKEVFKILGLSENVLRLPLVPVDESLSGRLELFVKKMVKNS; from the coding sequence ATGCAATCATTAATAGGAACAGGAGTTGCCTTAGTAACACCGTTTAAAAACGATTTTACCATTGATGTAGAAGCTTTAAAATCAATTGTTAACTTTTCAATATACGGTGGGATTGAATATCTTGTTGTGCTTGGTACTACTGCCGAAAATGCTACATTGTCAGCAGAAGAAAAAGAACTTGTTATAGCTACGGTAATTGAAGTGAATGCAGGCAGATTGCCGTTAGTTCTAGGGGTAGGAGGGAATAATACATTAAAGGTTGTTGAGGAACTGCGTACAAGAGATTTATCTGCTTTTGAGGCTGTTTTATCTGTTTCACCATATTATAATAAGCCAAGTCAGGAAGGTATATATCAGCATTTCAAGGCCGTTTCTGAAGCCTCTCCGATTCCTGTGATTTTATACAATGTGCCGGGAAGGACTTCCAGCAATATGCTTCCGTCAACTGTTATTAGATTGGCAAATGATTTCGAAAATATTGTTGCTATAAAAGAAGCAGCTGGAGATATCGTTCAGGCGATGCAGCTTATAAAAGATAAACCTAAAGATTTCTTAGTGATTTCAGGGGATGATATGATTGCGCTTCCAATTGTTTTGGCGGGCGGATCAGGAGTTATTTCTGTTATCGGACAAGGCTTCCCGAAAGAATTTTCCGAAATGATCCGATTAGGACTGAATAGAAAAGTTGATGACGCTTATAAACTTCAGTATTTATTAGCTGACTGTATAGATATGATTTTTGAGCAGGGGAATCCAGCTGGAATCAAAGAAGTATTTAAAATTCTCGGTCTTTCAGAGAATGTACTGCGTTTGCCATTAGTTCCTGTAGATGAATCACTTTCTGGCAGACTGGAGCTTTTTGTGAAAAAAATGGTAAAAAATTCTTAA
- a CDS encoding outer membrane protein assembly factor BamD — MKKIISVLLVVLFFSSCGEYQQALKKEDVALKFDVGTKMYDAGKYSKAIRLFEQLAPSYRGKPQGEKLFYMYAQSLYKTKQYYLAGYQYDSFNSGYPKSEKAEECSFLGAKSYAMLSPVYTIDQTDTFKAIEKIQGFIDRYPNSQYAAEANAISKKLNEKIERKVYENAYEYYKISNYKSALIAFDNFIADYPGTSYKEKALYYKLDAAYLLAINSVIIKKQDRLVTAKNCYNNLIKFKPTTEYKSKADEKLAEIDVELQKFNK; from the coding sequence ATGAAAAAAATAATATCTGTATTGCTTGTTGTTTTGTTTTTTAGTTCTTGTGGTGAGTATCAACAGGCCTTAAAAAAAGAAGACGTAGCTCTAAAGTTTGATGTAGGAACAAAAATGTATGATGCAGGTAAATATTCAAAAGCAATACGTCTTTTTGAGCAGCTGGCACCATCTTACAGAGGAAAACCGCAAGGTGAAAAGCTTTTTTATATGTATGCGCAGTCTTTATATAAAACAAAGCAGTATTATTTAGCAGGATATCAGTATGACAGTTTTAATTCAGGGTATCCAAAGAGTGAAAAAGCTGAAGAGTGTTCTTTTTTAGGAGCTAAAAGTTATGCAATGCTTTCTCCGGTTTACACTATAGATCAGACAGATACTTTTAAAGCAATTGAAAAGATTCAGGGATTTATTGACCGTTATCCTAATTCACAATATGCAGCTGAAGCAAATGCAATATCAAAAAAGCTGAATGAAAAGATTGAGCGTAAAGTGTATGAAAATGCATATGAATATTATAAGATTTCTAATTACAAATCAGCGTTAATTGCTTTTGATAATTTTATTGCAGATTATCCAGGTACTTCTTATAAAGAAAAGGCATTGTATTATAAATTAGATGCAGCTTATTTATTGGCAATAAACAGTGTTATTATAAAGAAACAGGACAGATTGGTTACAGCAAAAAACTGTTATAACAATCTGATTAAATTCAAACCAACTACTGAATACAAAAGCAAAGCAGACGAAAAGTTAGCCGAGATTGATGTTGAATTACAAAAATTTAATAAATAA
- a CDS encoding DNA-directed RNA polymerase subunit omega, protein MDLKKTNAPVNTITYNKTVIEEPTGNVYEAITIMAKRANQINSEIKKELTEKLEEFATYNDSLEEVFENKEQIEVSKFYEKLPKPHALAVQEWLDGKIYHRDSNK, encoded by the coding sequence ATGGATTTAAAAAAGACAAATGCTCCGGTAAATACAATAACTTACAACAAAACAGTTATTGAAGAACCTACTGGAAATGTGTATGAGGCGATAACAATTATGGCTAAAAGAGCAAATCAGATTAATTCTGAAATTAAAAAAGAATTGACTGAGAAATTAGAGGAATTTGCTACTTACAATGATAGTTTAGAAGAAGTTTTTGAAAATAAAGAGCAAATTGAAGTTTCAAAATTTTACGAAAAACTGCCAAAACCACACGCTTTAGCTGTTCAGGAATGGTTAGATGGCAAAATTTATCACAGAGATTCAAATAAATAA
- the coaBC gene encoding bifunctional phosphopantothenoylcysteine decarboxylase/phosphopantothenate--cysteine ligase CoaBC: protein MSVLSGKKILLGITGGIAAYKTASLVRLFIKAGAHVQVIMTPASKDFITPLTLSTLSKNPVFSEFYNSDEKNEQWNNHVELGLWADIMVIAPATANTLSKMANGLCDNLLLACYLSAKCPIYFAPAMDLDMYIHPSTAESFAALKAFGNTMIPAENGELASGLSGEGRMAEPENIVSFLEADLESKLPLKGKKILITAGPTYEAIDPVRFIGNHSSGKMGFDIAQSAANLGASVILISGPTHCWINNPLVQVVRVVSAQEMYDACHLYYQDIDVAVAAAAVADYKPKNIANQKIKKAADDFTIELEKTKDILASFGEFKKKQFLIGFALETENEIENAKAKIQKKNLDLIVLNSLQDEGAGFGKPTNKVTFIDKDFHIEPLELKSKEAVADDILNKVIAHFYD from the coding sequence ATGTCAGTTTTAAGCGGAAAAAAGATTTTGCTGGGTATTACTGGTGGAATTGCTGCTTATAAAACGGCTTCATTAGTTAGACTCTTCATAAAAGCAGGTGCACATGTCCAAGTGATAATGACACCTGCTTCTAAGGATTTTATAACTCCTCTTACCTTATCTACCTTATCTAAAAACCCTGTTTTTTCGGAATTTTATAATTCAGATGAAAAAAATGAACAGTGGAATAATCACGTAGAATTAGGTCTTTGGGCTGATATTATGGTTATTGCGCCAGCTACTGCCAATACGTTATCAAAAATGGCAAACGGATTATGTGATAATCTCTTACTTGCCTGTTACTTATCTGCTAAATGTCCTATTTATTTTGCACCAGCAATGGATTTGGATATGTATATTCATCCTTCTACTGCTGAAAGTTTTGCAGCATTAAAAGCTTTTGGAAATACAATGATTCCTGCCGAGAATGGGGAATTAGCCAGTGGTTTATCTGGTGAAGGCCGAATGGCAGAACCTGAAAACATTGTGTCGTTTTTAGAAGCTGATCTTGAAAGTAAACTGCCTTTAAAAGGAAAAAAAATACTCATTACTGCCGGACCCACATACGAAGCGATCGATCCTGTGCGTTTTATTGGAAACCATTCTTCAGGAAAGATGGGATTTGATATTGCTCAGAGCGCTGCAAATTTAGGTGCATCAGTAATATTGATTTCGGGGCCTACACATTGCTGGATTAATAATCCTTTGGTTCAAGTTGTTCGAGTGGTTTCTGCTCAGGAAATGTATGATGCATGCCATTTGTACTATCAGGACATAGATGTTGCTGTTGCTGCAGCCGCAGTTGCTGATTATAAACCCAAAAATATAGCAAATCAGAAAATAAAAAAGGCTGCTGATGATTTTACAATAGAGCTTGAAAAAACCAAAGATATTTTAGCTTCATTTGGTGAATTCAAGAAAAAACAATTTCTAATTGGTTTTGCTTTAGAAACAGAAAATGAAATTGAGAATGCTAAAGCAAAAATTCAGAAAAAAAACTTAGATTTGATAGTTTTAAATTCGTTGCAGGATGAAGGAGCTGGTTTTGGTAAACCCACTAATAAAGTGACTTTTATCGATAAAGATTTTCATATTGAACCTTTAGAATTAAAATCTAAAGAAGCTGTAGCTGATGATATTTTGAATAAAGTAATAGCACATTTTTATGATTAG
- a CDS encoding DUF4835 family protein, which translates to MIRFVLFLFLGCGFIQAQQLNCTVTLNTQKISNSNQQVFKTLQTAINEFVNKTDWTGQALPQKEKINCSMYITISSYGSDQFVANIQVQSSRNIYNSTYSSPVLNINDKDFTFNYTEFENLNFIPTSYSSNLVSVLSFYSYIILGMDADTFVPFIGDRYFKEALNIANLAQQGGYKGWNQSDGATSRYFLIYDLLSPTYADIRQSSSQYYSGLDIMSQDLKKAKETIKGSLINLAKLNETKPNSYLLRIFMDSKSDEIVSVFTGGPSITITDMVDSLNRTSPSNSNKWQSLKY; encoded by the coding sequence ATGATTAGATTTGTATTATTTTTATTTTTGGGGTGCGGCTTTATTCAGGCCCAGCAGCTGAATTGTACAGTAACGTTAAATACCCAGAAAATAAGTAATTCAAATCAGCAGGTTTTTAAGACTTTACAGACTGCCATAAATGAATTTGTAAATAAAACTGATTGGACAGGGCAGGCACTTCCGCAGAAAGAAAAGATAAACTGTTCAATGTATATTACGATTTCCAGTTACGGTTCAGATCAGTTTGTTGCAAATATTCAGGTACAGTCTTCAAGAAATATTTATAATTCTACTTATTCATCTCCGGTGTTGAATATAAATGATAAAGATTTTACTTTTAATTATACCGAATTTGAAAATTTGAATTTTATACCTACAAGTTACAGTTCTAATTTGGTTTCAGTTTTATCGTTTTATTCGTATATAATATTAGGAATGGATGCTGATACTTTTGTTCCTTTCATTGGTGACCGTTACTTTAAAGAAGCACTTAACATTGCTAATTTGGCACAGCAAGGAGGTTATAAAGGCTGGAATCAGTCGGATGGTGCAACTAGCCGGTATTTTTTGATTTATGATTTATTATCTCCTACTTATGCTGATATCAGACAGTCTAGCTCACAATATTATTCTGGATTAGATATAATGAGCCAAGATCTAAAAAAGGCTAAAGAAACTATTAAAGGTTCTCTAATCAACTTGGCCAAGCTGAATGAAACCAAACCCAATTCTTATTTACTGCGTATTTTTATGGATTCAAAATCAGATGAGATTGTATCTGTTTTTACAGGAGGACCGAGTATTACCATCACAGATATGGTAGATAGTTTAAACAGAACCTCTCCATCAAATTCAAATAAATGGCAGTCATTAAAATATTAG
- the recN gene encoding DNA repair protein RecN, producing the protein MITSLAIKNYALIEKLTIDFSKGFSIITGETGAGKSIILGALGLALGKRADLTSLKNKEEKCVIEAHFEISKYNLRPFFDANDLDYEDDTIIRREILPSGKSRAFVNDSPVNLQELQELGLYLIDIHSQQQTQELSDEAVQFQIIDAIANNLEIINSYQSELKKYKADKSKLNALIKRKTEASKEQEYNTFLLEELAGAKLKSGEQEVLEENFEQLNNVEIIKESLDKSLAIANEEQIGVLHNLNEIKNTIHKMAPFSADYSLLYERISSLKIEFEDIAVELNSHSEKLINDPEQLSLISQKLQLIYNLQKKHQVTTVDELIAVQNTLENSVLELGNIDDEIARLTVLIDDATKNLDQICETIHKNRVDAIPVLSQKLVAILETLGMPNVRFNMEITSTPTYFENGKDELQFLISANKGTDFGLLKKVASGGEMSRIMLAVKAILAQYSKLPTLIFDEIDTGVSGEIANKMGEIMKEMSTQMQIFAITHLPQIAAKGTEHFKVFKSTVGEDTLSELKLLTDEERVVEIAQMLSGTVISDSALNHAKALLN; encoded by the coding sequence ATGATAACTTCACTAGCTATAAAAAACTATGCGTTAATTGAGAAATTAACAATCGATTTTTCGAAAGGTTTTTCGATAATTACTGGAGAAACGGGTGCTGGTAAATCGATAATATTAGGCGCTTTAGGTTTGGCTTTAGGAAAACGTGCCGATTTAACTTCGCTCAAAAATAAAGAAGAAAAATGTGTGATTGAAGCTCATTTTGAAATATCCAAATACAATCTGCGTCCTTTTTTTGATGCAAATGATTTGGATTATGAAGATGATACTATTATCCGCAGAGAAATTCTGCCATCAGGAAAATCAAGAGCTTTTGTAAATGACAGCCCTGTTAATCTGCAGGAACTGCAGGAACTTGGTTTGTATTTAATAGATATTCATTCGCAGCAGCAAACTCAGGAATTGTCTGATGAAGCGGTACAATTTCAAATTATTGACGCAATTGCAAATAATTTGGAAATAATCAATTCATATCAATCAGAATTAAAAAAGTATAAAGCTGATAAAAGCAAGTTAAATGCTTTGATTAAAAGAAAAACCGAAGCATCAAAAGAACAGGAATACAATACTTTTCTTTTGGAGGAACTCGCAGGAGCTAAATTAAAGTCTGGTGAGCAGGAAGTTCTCGAAGAAAATTTTGAACAGCTGAATAATGTTGAGATTATCAAAGAATCGCTTGATAAATCTTTAGCTATTGCTAATGAAGAACAGATTGGAGTTCTGCATAATTTGAATGAAATAAAAAATACAATTCATAAAATGGCTCCTTTTTCTGCAGATTACAGCTTGCTGTATGAAAGGATTTCTAGTCTGAAAATTGAATTTGAAGATATAGCTGTTGAATTAAACAGTCATTCTGAAAAATTAATCAATGATCCAGAGCAATTAAGCCTGATTAGTCAAAAACTGCAGCTGATTTATAATCTGCAGAAAAAGCATCAGGTTACTACAGTTGATGAGTTAATTGCAGTTCAGAATACTCTGGAAAATTCAGTATTGGAACTGGGAAACATTGATGACGAAATTGCAAGATTAACTGTTTTAATTGACGATGCGACAAAGAATCTGGATCAAATATGTGAAACTATACATAAAAATAGGGTAGATGCTATTCCTGTTTTATCACAAAAACTGGTTGCTATTTTAGAAACGCTGGGTATGCCAAATGTGCGTTTTAATATGGAAATAACCAGTACTCCGACTTATTTTGAAAATGGTAAAGATGAACTGCAGTTTTTAATTTCGGCCAATAAAGGAACTGATTTTGGGCTGTTAAAAAAAGTGGCTTCAGGAGGTGAAATGTCAAGGATTATGCTGGCGGTTAAAGCAATTTTGGCGCAATATTCAAAACTGCCGACTTTGATTTTTGATGAAATCGACACGGGAGTTTCTGGGGAAATTGCCAATAAAATGGGGGAGATTATGAAAGAAATGAGTACGCAGATGCAAATATTTGCGATCACCCATCTGCCTCAGATAGCTGCTAAGGGAACAGAACATTTCAAAGTATTTAAATCTACTGTTGGTGAAGATACTCTTTCAGAATTGAAATTACTGACTGACGAGGAAAGAGTAGTGGAAATTGCACAAATGCTGTCAGGAACTGTCATTTCGGATTCTGCCTTAAATCATGCAAAAGCCTTGTTGAACTAA
- the fabV gene encoding enoyl-ACP reductase FabV, producing the protein MIIEPRMRGFICLTAQPKGSEQSVKNQIEYVKSKGAIAGAKKVLVVGASTGFGLASRITSAFGSDAATIGVFFEKEPAEGKTASPGWYNSAAFENEAHKAGLYAKSINGDAFSNEVKRQTLDLIKADLGQVDLIIYSLASPVRLNPNTGVLHRSVLKPIGSTFTNKTVDFHTGKVSDVSIEPCNEEDIANTVAVMGGEDWVMWIEALKAENLLAEGAVTVAYSYIGPSLTEAVYRKGTIGRAKDHLEATAFTISDSLADINGKAYVSVNKALVTQASSAIPVIPLYISLLYKIMKEKGIHEGCIEQIQRLYQQRLYTGEPMITDEKGRIRIDDWEMREDVQSQVAALWEQATTDNLAEIGDLEGYRNDFYNLFGFGFDGVDYKADTNELVKIPSIS; encoded by the coding sequence ATGATTATAGAACCAAGAATGAGAGGATTTATTTGTTTAACTGCCCAGCCGAAGGGGAGCGAACAAAGCGTCAAAAATCAAATTGAATATGTAAAATCAAAAGGAGCTATAGCTGGAGCTAAGAAAGTATTGGTTGTAGGAGCTTCAACTGGTTTTGGTCTGGCTTCTAGAATAACCAGCGCTTTTGGTTCTGATGCTGCTACAATTGGTGTGTTTTTTGAAAAAGAACCTGCAGAAGGAAAGACTGCTTCTCCAGGCTGGTACAATTCAGCTGCTTTTGAAAATGAAGCTCATAAAGCTGGTTTGTATGCAAAAAGTATCAATGGTGATGCTTTTTCGAATGAAGTAAAAAGACAGACATTAGATCTTATTAAAGCTGATTTGGGTCAGGTTGATTTAATTATATATAGTCTTGCTTCGCCAGTACGTTTAAATCCAAATACAGGAGTTTTGCACCGTTCGGTTTTGAAACCAATCGGAAGTACTTTTACAAACAAAACAGTAGATTTTCATACAGGAAAAGTTTCAGATGTTTCTATTGAGCCATGTAATGAAGAAGATATTGCTAATACAGTTGCTGTTATGGGAGGTGAAGACTGGGTTATGTGGATTGAAGCTTTGAAAGCTGAAAATCTATTAGCTGAAGGAGCTGTAACTGTCGCTTATTCATATATTGGGCCATCATTGACTGAAGCTGTTTACAGAAAAGGAACAATTGGCCGTGCCAAAGATCACTTAGAAGCAACAGCATTTACAATTTCAGACAGTTTAGCAGATATTAACGGAAAAGCGTATGTTTCAGTAAACAAAGCGCTGGTAACTCAAGCTAGTTCTGCAATTCCGGTAATTCCACTGTATATTTCTTTATTGTATAAAATAATGAAGGAAAAAGGTATTCACGAAGGGTGTATCGAGCAGATTCAGCGTTTGTATCAGCAAAGACTATATACTGGAGAGCCAATGATTACTGATGAAAAAGGCAGAATTCGTATCGATGATTGGGAAATGCGTGAGGATGTTCAGTCACAAGTGGCTGCGCTTTGGGAGCAGGCAACAACTGATAATCTTGCCGAAATTGGAGATTTAGAAGGATACAGAAATGATTTCTATAACTTATTTGGGTTTGGTTTTGATGGAGTAGATTATAAAGCAGACACGAACGAATTAGTTAAGATTCCAAGTATATCTTAA
- a CDS encoding enoyl-ACP reductase FabI, with translation MYNLLKGKRGIIFGALDENSIAWKTAERIHDEGGIFVLTNAPAAMRLGTIDVLGDKIGCQIIPCDAASVQDLEILVDKAVEILGGKIDFVLHSIGMSVNVRKGNHYTNQNYEFTEKGWNVSAVSFHKLMQVLYKKDAMNEWGSIIALSYMAAQRVFPDYNDMADNKAFLESVARSFGYFFGRDKKVRVNTISQSPTATRAGQGVKGFGGFIAFADKMSPLGNATAAECADYIVVMFSDLTRKVTLQNLLHDGGFSNMGVSQEVMEMFE, from the coding sequence ATGTACAATTTATTAAAAGGTAAAAGAGGAATCATTTTTGGTGCTTTGGATGAAAATTCAATCGCTTGGAAAACAGCAGAACGCATTCATGATGAAGGAGGTATTTTTGTTTTGACAAATGCTCCAGCTGCAATGCGGTTGGGAACTATCGATGTGCTGGGAGACAAAATAGGTTGTCAGATTATACCTTGCGATGCAGCATCTGTTCAAGATTTGGAAATTTTGGTCGATAAGGCAGTTGAAATTTTAGGCGGTAAAATAGATTTTGTACTGCATTCTATAGGGATGTCTGTTAATGTTCGAAAAGGAAATCATTATACAAATCAGAATTATGAATTTACAGAAAAAGGCTGGAATGTTTCAGCGGTTTCTTTTCATAAACTAATGCAGGTTTTGTATAAAAAAGATGCTATGAATGAGTGGGGAAGCATCATTGCTTTGTCTTATATGGCTGCACAGCGCGTTTTTCCGGATTACAATGATATGGCTGATAATAAAGCATTTTTAGAATCTGTTGCCAGAAGTTTTGGGTATTTCTTTGGAAGAGATAAAAAAGTACGGGTAAATACTATTTCTCAGTCTCCTACAGCGACTAGGGCAGGTCAGGGAGTTAAAGGATTTGGAGGTTTTATTGCATTTGCAGATAAAATGTCTCCTTTAGGCAATGCTACTGCTGCCGAGTGTGCAGATTATATAGTAGTAATGTTTTCGGATTTGACCCGAAAAGTGACTTTACAAAATTTACTGCATGACGGCGGCTTCTCTAATATGGGGGTAAGTCAGGAAGTAATGGAAATGTTTGAATAG
- a CDS encoding glycosyltransferase, which produces MLFSLIIPVYNRPDEVDELLESLAKSTYDQIFEIVLIEDGSTIRCQDVAQKYGDKLDISYYYKENSGPGDSRNYGMEKARGDYFLIFDSDCIIPSNYLNEVEKALQEDYVDCFGGPDKALDSFSDIQKAINFTMTSFLTTGGIRGGSEKIGKFQPRSFNMGLSNKAFKASGGFGNIHPGEDPDLSIRLWEMGYETRLFANAFVYHKRRIDWDKFTVQVSKFGKARPILNSWYPQYNKLTFFFPTFFIIGFFVSLILLVFNQDILLKIYFCYFLALFLLSSIQNKSIKIGYLSLIAVWKQFYGYGLGFLKSYIKVIILKQDPKTAFPELFFKV; this is translated from the coding sequence ATGTTGTTTTCATTGATCATTCCTGTTTATAATCGTCCTGATGAAGTTGATGAATTATTAGAAAGTTTAGCAAAATCAACTTATGATCAAATATTCGAAATTGTACTAATCGAGGATGGTTCTACAATCCGATGTCAGGATGTGGCTCAAAAATATGGTGACAAACTTGATATTTCCTATTACTATAAAGAAAATTCAGGCCCAGGGGATTCCAGAAATTACGGAATGGAGAAGGCGAGGGGAGACTATTTTTTAATTTTTGACTCCGATTGCATTATTCCAAGTAATTATCTGAATGAAGTTGAAAAAGCTCTGCAGGAAGATTATGTGGATTGTTTTGGCGGTCCCGATAAAGCGTTAGACAGTTTTTCAGATATCCAAAAAGCTATTAATTTCACGATGACTTCTTTTTTAACCACAGGAGGTATCAGAGGAGGTTCTGAAAAAATCGGAAAGTTTCAGCCAAGGAGTTTTAATATGGGGTTATCTAATAAAGCATTCAAAGCTTCCGGCGGTTTCGGGAATATTCATCCCGGCGAAGATCCTGATTTGTCTATCCGCTTATGGGAAATGGGTTATGAAACAAGACTTTTTGCAAATGCATTCGTATATCATAAGAGAAGAATCGATTGGGATAAATTTACTGTTCAGGTAAGTAAATTTGGTAAAGCCCGACCAATACTCAATAGTTGGTATCCTCAATACAATAAATTAACTTTTTTCTTTCCAACGTTTTTTATAATAGGATTTTTTGTATCTTTAATACTGTTGGTTTTTAATCAAGATATTCTTCTTAAAATTTATTTTTGTTATTTCTTGGCATTGTTTTTGTTATCTTCTATACAGAATAAGAGTATTAAAATAGGTTATTTGTCGTTAATTGCAGTTTGGAAACAGTTTTATGGTTACGGACTTGGTTTTTTAAAATCGTATATTAAAGTTATTATATTAAAGCAAGATCCGAAAACAGCTTTTCCTGAATTGTTTTTTAAAGTATAG
- the coaE gene encoding dephospho-CoA kinase (Dephospho-CoA kinase (CoaE) performs the final step in coenzyme A biosynthesis.): protein MVKIIGLTGGIGSGKTTVANEFASHGIPVYITDQEAKKIMQSDTVLNQVRAEFGDAVFENGLLIRERLSEIVFNDSDRLAKLNSIVHPAVRQHFKQWTFEHQNEPFIIYESAILFESGSYKECDFIINVVAPLEIRIKRVIARDKTTREKVLERIKNQWNDEEKSSKSDFIIENTSIEALKLEIVKILKFLRIKQTNS, encoded by the coding sequence ATGGTAAAGATAATTGGTTTGACAGGAGGTATTGGAAGCGGAAAAACTACCGTTGCCAATGAGTTTGCTTCACATGGAATACCAGTTTACATAACAGATCAGGAAGCAAAAAAAATAATGCAGTCGGATACTGTTTTAAATCAGGTTCGGGCAGAATTTGGAGATGCTGTTTTTGAGAACGGCCTGCTGATTAGAGAAAGATTATCTGAAATTGTTTTTAATGATTCTGATCGTTTAGCAAAACTTAACAGCATAGTTCATCCCGCCGTTAGGCAGCATTTTAAGCAATGGACATTTGAACATCAGAATGAACCGTTTATTATTTATGAGAGTGCAATTTTATTTGAAAGCGGCAGTTATAAAGAGTGTGATTTCATTATAAATGTAGTTGCCCCTCTAGAAATTAGGATTAAAAGAGTTATTGCCAGAGATAAAACTACACGCGAAAAAGTTTTAGAAAGGATAAAAAATCAGTGGAACGATGAAGAAAAATCATCAAAAAGTGATTTTATTATTGAAAACACCAGTATCGAGGCATTAAAGTTAGAAATTGTTAAAATTCTTAAATTTTTAAGAATTAAACAAACGAACTCTTAA